TTCAAATGCTCCACCCGTACAAGGGCCCGCTCCCCTGGAAGTGCGCCTCCGATAAAAAGGGTAAAGCCGTTCACACGGCCTACCCCTTCTCCATCATGATTGATGCCGATGATTTCGGCTTCGTACTCGCTGCCTTTTTTGACGGGCAGGCTGGCTTCCTAAGCTGGAGCGACTGCCGCCGCGGCATGCGAACGAACAGTCCCACGTCTTGAACTGCTGCCCGCTTCTCCCTTTTTACCGTTTCTATGTTTACCTGGCGAAGCGCCAGAATGCTTTTTCACTGTCATATTCCCTCACTTCACTTTAGCAATCCCAAGATAACCTACACGCTCGACTATGATGCTATCTGGGTTTGATGCTGCAAATCAATGCTAAAAATAAAACTCAACGCTGCTGAATGTCAGTCGTGCGTTGAGTTACACTAGCAGCCTCCGCTGCTTAGTAAGCAAATACTTTGCTTTTATAACTATTACTTGGACCTATCTCCCCAAAACCACATCTCCCGAGATGGGGTCAAATTCCGTCTCCCCTCTACTCCTTCCTCTCCACCACATCAACCTCATCATCCTGCACAATCCCCTTCAGCTGAAAAGGCGCCGTCAACGTATCCAGCAGTGTCTTTTTATAAATCGACTGCCCGGATTCATCGACGATGATCCGCAAATGGCTTCGCAAGTTCGTCATGACACACGGCAGGGTGCCGCCGAATTCGCCGTCGAGGTTAAGCTGGACGTAGTCCGGCGAGTTGATTTCGATATGGTCGGTCTGGAAGTAGATGACGTTGGGGTCGGTCAAATGTTCGCCGCGCAGCGCCAAGGTGATGACGCGAATGAATTCGGCGAGGTTGCATTTTCGCAGGATAAGTACATCGAACAGGCCGTCATTCAGGCTGGCATCCGGTGACAGCTTCTCGAAGCCGGCTACGGAGTTACTGTTGGCCACGAGGAACATCATGGCTTCTTCGACGAATTCCGCTTCGCCCGCTTTGACGTGCAGCTCGATAGGCCGCAGTCTAGGCAGCTTCTCGATGCCTTTCATATAATAGGCAAGCTGACCGATCATGGTCTTAAGCTTGCTCGGCACTTCGTAGGTCAGCTCCGTCATGGAGCCTCCACCTGCAATGTTGATGAAGTAGCGGTTGTTGATTTTGCCTACATCGATGTCTCTTGTGTACTGGCGAACAATGAGCTCGCAGGCTTGCTCCCAATTTTTTGGAATGTTCAGTGCTCTTGCAAAATCATTGGTGGTGCCCAAAGGCAGGATACCCAGGGCCGGTCGGTTCGGTCTTTCGGCCATGCCGTTCACGACCTCGCACAAGGTGCCGTCGCCGCCTGCGGCAATGATGATATCGAAGCCTCTCTCTACAGCTTCTGCTGCTGCCAGTGTAGCATCCCCTTCTCCGATGGTGGCGTGGGTGGAGGTTTCTAGTCCCCCTCGCTCCAGCCGCTGGAGAATTTCGGGCAGTCTCTTTCTCATTTCCTCCCGACCTGAGGTCGGATTATAAATCAGTCTTGCACGTTTCACCATTACGTACTCATCACCCGTTCGCGATTGTTAGGCGGGAAGCGATTTGCCTCTCCATCCATTTGGAAATAAGCGGACTTGGCAGCAGCGCCCGTCCATTATATAAATATGCATCCCCCTCCAGCCGGGAAGGAATGACTTGTCTTGTGAAATAACCTTCACTTAAAAAAAGCGGAGCAACCACGATTTTGTGTTCGGGCTTGTTCTTTGCCCAGGTTTTCATTTTCCGCTGTACCTGATCCGGGAGCAGCATGGCGACGTCCGCTTCGTCAAAACCGCCGATAGCCTTGAGCCTCTCGGCAAGCTTTTCGAGCCCTCTGCGCCACTTCAGATGAAAGCCTTTTTCCACACTGCCGTGTCCGATCAGAAGCACGATCTGGTTCTGAGGCTCTGTTGCGAGCTCAGCGATATTTTCATAAAGGATCTCCGCTATAACCGGATCATCGTCGATCGGCGCAGCAAAATGGATATTTGCCTGGATATCAAATGGCGTCATATCGGTCTCCAGCAGCGGTTCAGGGATAACCCCGAGTGCGTAGCTAATCTCATCAATATGCGTGCTGCCGGACGATACGAACAGAGGAATCACGATGATATCTGTGACACCTTGGGCCTCCAGGCTGTATATCCCATCTTGAATCAGACGCCCTTCTACCAACTCTAGGTAAGATGCATAAATTGGCATGTTACCCGGCAATTCAACTGCGCTCACGGCTTCATCGACGAGGCGTACCCAGCCTTCATCCCTGGACCCATGGCTAATTACAAGCACACCATATTCACGTGTCATATGCTTCCCACCCGTTCACATCATTACCATGTATTCCTATGCTAACGAAATGGCCCCTCTGTGTCAATTGGACATGCGAAGGAGCCCCACAATGCCGAAGTGGAACCTTCCCTTTCCTATAAAAAAGCCTCCCCGAACATGAAAAACCTGCTCAGCACTCGGCAAAGCAGGAATTAGTCAAACATTCGTATAACGGCTCGCAATCATCACCGCAGCTTAACACGTTACCGTCCTAAACGATCCAGTGTCAGCACGTATCCGTCATTGCCATAGTTCAAGCAGCGCTTAACTCTAGAGATCGTCGCTGTGCTCGCCCCTGTTTCCGCTTCAATCTGATTATACGTACATCCTTTGCGCAGCATACGCGCCACTTCCAGACGTTGGGACAGTGATTGGATTTCATTCACCGTGCACAAATCGTCAAAAAAAACGTAGCACTCTTCCATATCTTTGAGCGTCAATATCGCTTCGAACAGCTGGTCGATCGCTTTATCATTCAATTTCTTCAGTTGCACCCGTCATCAACTCCCGGTAGAACTTCTCTGTAGCTCATGAGTATTTTTGTAAGCTCTGTTGTATGTTTCGACACGTCCCCAGTAATTCCTTCCTTTAGGTTAGCAAAACGTTAAAATTTCTATGCGTTAATGAGGTAAATCGTGACATTTTTACTGCTACCCGTGACAAACGTCCATACCAACGGTAGGCATGTGACATATCCTGTAAAAGATAAATCTTATACAAAGGGTCGTGAAACTACGTGAATACACACAAACATGTAATTGGCAATGGCGGTCAAGTTCAGCAAGTTCACACTCGAAGCTTTACGGGCGCACCTCCTGTAGGAGGTTTTGGTCAATATCCAGGTCTTGGCGGAGGTGCTCCGTTCGCAGACTTTGCACAAGGAGGAGGTCTCCCGGTCCCATTTGAGGGAGGCGGCGGAGGTGGATTCTTCGGCGGTGGTGCACCTGGAGGAGGTGCCGGTGGAGGCTTTCTCGGGCTAGGCGGTGGCGCAGGTGCAGGTGCATCCTCCAACCCGCTGAGCGGTCTGAATCTGAAGCAAATCTCCGGCTTCGTCGAAAGGA
This genomic window from Paenibacillus hexagrammi contains:
- a CDS encoding diacylglycerol kinase; translation: MVKRARLIYNPTSGREEMRKRLPEILQRLERGGLETSTHATIGEGDATLAAAEAVERGFDIIIAAGGDGTLCEVVNGMAERPNRPALGILPLGTTNDFARALNIPKNWEQACELIVRQYTRDIDVGKINNRYFINIAGGGSMTELTYEVPSKLKTMIGQLAYYMKGIEKLPRLRPIELHVKAGEAEFVEEAMMFLVANSNSVAGFEKLSPDASLNDGLFDVLILRKCNLAEFIRVITLALRGEHLTDPNVIYFQTDHIEINSPDYVQLNLDGEFGGTLPCVMTNLRSHLRIIVDESGQSIYKKTLLDTLTAPFQLKGIVQDDEVDVVERKE
- a CDS encoding sirohydrochlorin chelatase, with protein sequence MTREYGVLVISHGSRDEGWVRLVDEAVSAVELPGNMPIYASYLELVEGRLIQDGIYSLEAQGVTDIIVIPLFVSSGSTHIDEISYALGVIPEPLLETDMTPFDIQANIHFAAPIDDDPVIAEILYENIAELATEPQNQIVLLIGHGSVEKGFHLKWRRGLEKLAERLKAIGGFDEADVAMLLPDQVQRKMKTWAKNKPEHKIVVAPLFLSEGYFTRQVIPSRLEGDAYLYNGRALLPSPLISKWMERQIASRLTIANG
- a CDS encoding YerC/YecD family TrpR-related protein, translated to MQLKKLNDKAIDQLFEAILTLKDMEECYVFFDDLCTVNEIQSLSQRLEVARMLRKGCTYNQIEAETGASTATISRVKRCLNYGNDGYVLTLDRLGR
- a CDS encoding aminotransferase; protein product: MNTHKHVIGNGGQVQQVHTRSFTGAPPVGGFGQYPGLGGGAPFADFAQGGGLPVPFEGGGGGGFFGGGAPGGGAGGGFLGLGGGAGAGASSNPLSGLNLKQISGFVERMGGIDGIIGTMGKVQKVIGGFQQMAPMMKLLFNSFGKVKSKDSDSDDDFDFESLTKRKRKRKRRRKSSSVRRKTGKSSKKRTRR